In Elusimicrobium sp. An273, a genomic segment contains:
- the tilS gene encoding tRNA lysidine(34) synthetase TilS yields MTKKSFNASVLPRMRAFAGRLIGRGDAVLVGLSGGADSVCLLHFLRYLAGEKHFALAAAHVNHGLRGKDAEADQRFCRQLCKELEIEFLTLKTDAKKYADKFHLSPEHGARKARYEAFVKLARKWGANKLALGHQLDDQAETVLLNLLRGTKAKGLGGIPVRRPLAKGIEIVRPLLCITRAETESYLQNNGLSHITDQTNFEDVYTRNWIRSTLLPLLETKQPQIKSHLSLLAQDITRLLEETSCRN; encoded by the coding sequence ATGACAAAAAAAAGCTTTAACGCTTCCGTTCTGCCCCGCATGCGGGCGTTTGCCGGCCGCTTGATCGGCCGGGGGGACGCCGTGCTGGTGGGGCTTAGCGGAGGGGCCGACTCGGTGTGTTTGCTGCATTTTTTGCGCTATTTGGCGGGTGAAAAACACTTTGCGCTGGCGGCGGCGCACGTCAACCACGGGCTGCGCGGCAAAGATGCCGAAGCCGACCAGCGTTTCTGCCGGCAATTATGCAAAGAGTTGGAAATTGAGTTTTTAACCCTTAAAACCGATGCCAAAAAATATGCGGATAAATTTCATTTAAGCCCGGAGCACGGCGCGCGCAAAGCACGTTATGAAGCGTTTGTAAAATTGGCCCGCAAATGGGGCGCTAACAAGCTGGCGCTGGGGCACCAGCTTGACGACCAGGCCGAAACGGTTTTATTAAATTTACTGCGCGGCACCAAAGCCAAAGGCTTAGGCGGCATTCCGGTGCGCCGTCCGCTGGCAAAAGGCATTGAAATCGTGCGCCCGCTGTTATGCATTACCCGGGCCGAAACGGAAAGCTATTTGCAAAATAACGGGCTGTCCCACATTACCGATCAAACCAATTTTGAAGACGTCTACACCCGCAATTGGATTCGCTCCACCCTGCTTCCTCTCTTAGAAACCAAACAACCGCAAATTAAAAGCCACCTGTCCCTGCTGGCGCAGGACATTACCCGGTTGCTGGAAGAAACTTCTTGCCGCAATTAA
- a CDS encoding AI-2E family transporter has translation MFTKTSLEKLAPINTVCLMILAATAATGVLVYTKTMLMPFVIALFISMVAGTLAGWLKQKWKVPYGLGLVLSFVAFLAFVVLSVLFISGSIESFVAGADIYSERLNDTLDWLLMNSQKFGVNINSQFVADTVSKLPVFNMLKSVGSTLVSILTNLMLITLFVIFIFMGKASADKPSLVGNIQKQISFYLLIKIFVSLLAAGFTWVVLASIKTELASMLAVLTFVLNFIPNIGPFISTLLPMPVLFLQYGFDWHILLALILLTTIHFIIGNILETKWLGKGMDLDPIVVIACLIFWALVWGIMGALLAVPMTAIIKIALERNETTKPLADLLGGKYAFK, from the coding sequence ATGTTTACAAAAACGTCATTAGAAAAATTAGCCCCCATCAACACCGTTTGCTTAATGATTTTAGCCGCCACCGCGGCCACCGGCGTGTTGGTATACACCAAAACCATGCTGATGCCCTTCGTGATTGCCCTGTTTATTTCCATGGTTGCCGGCACCTTGGCCGGATGGCTCAAACAAAAATGGAAAGTTCCTTACGGCTTGGGGCTGGTGCTGAGTTTTGTGGCGTTTTTGGCCTTTGTCGTTTTGTCGGTATTGTTTATTTCCGGCTCCATTGAAAGCTTTGTGGCTGGAGCCGATATTTACAGCGAGCGGCTAAACGACACGCTGGATTGGCTGCTGATGAACTCCCAAAAATTCGGGGTGAACATCAATTCCCAATTCGTGGCCGATACCGTCTCCAAACTGCCTGTATTTAATATGCTTAAAAGCGTGGGCAGCACACTGGTTTCTATTTTAACCAACCTGATGCTCATTACGCTGTTTGTCATCTTCATTTTTATGGGCAAAGCCTCGGCGGATAAACCCTCCCTCGTGGGCAACATCCAAAAGCAAATCTCCTTTTACCTGCTGATTAAAATTTTTGTTTCGCTGTTGGCCGCCGGATTTACTTGGGTGGTGCTGGCCTCCATTAAAACGGAACTGGCCTCCATGCTGGCGGTACTGACGTTTGTGCTCAATTTTATTCCCAACATCGGGCCGTTTATTTCCACCTTGCTGCCCATGCCAGTATTGTTCCTGCAATACGGGTTTGACTGGCATATTTTGCTGGCCCTTATTTTACTGACGACCATTCACTTCATCATCGGAAACATTTTGGAAACAAAATGGCTGGGAAAAGGAATGGATTTAGACCCCATCGTCGTCATCGCCTGCTTAATTTTCTGGGCGCTGGTGTGGGGCATTATGGGCGCCCTGCTGGCCGTGCCGATGACGGCTATTATCAAAATTGCGCTGGAGCGCAATGAAACTACCAAACCGCTGGCGGATTTGCTGGGCGGGAAATACGCGTTTAAATAA
- the uvrB gene encoding excinuclease ABC subunit UvrB, giving the protein MDHFKLVSPFKPAGDQPKAIEALTQGVLAGVPRQTLLGVTGSGKTFTMANVIERLNRPTLILSPNKVLAAQLYAEFKQFFPENAVEYFISYYDYYQPEAYIPQTDTYIEKDSAVNEHIDKLRLKATTSLLTRRDVIVVASVSCIYNIGSPDSFREMRIYVKKGAEMTRSSLSGQLIKIQYRRDEMEFASGNFRMRGPYTDIMTPYSQNAIRVEIAGKTIAHIYEIHPITGNVLAELDEAWIYPAKHFVATDEDTQNAIEQIRRDLDIRHAELLKMGKELEAYRLKQRTEYDLEMLQQAGFCPGIENYSRYMDGRKPGERPACLLDYFKRYDDFLMMVDESHVALPQVRGMFNGDRARKQMLVDFGFRLPSALDNRPLKFDEFEKLMPATVFVSATPGPYELTVSGNHIVEQVIRPTGLVDPKVYIHPTAGQIDHLVGKITEHKKRGERTLVLALTKKTAEDLSAFFTEKNIKTRYLHSDIEALDRVEILKEFRQGKFDVLVGINLLREGIDIPQVGLVAILGADNEGFLRNTTTLIQISGRAARNADGEVILYADRQTDSIKYALNEMNRRRQLQEAYNKEHHITPKTIQKMEVDLKELQQQTKTSAFGILSQTLPEPTLKNIQSVEKDLEQQMLQAADALNFELAAELRDRLFELRQMRVKGGGKKK; this is encoded by the coding sequence ATGGATCATTTTAAACTTGTTTCTCCGTTTAAACCCGCGGGCGACCAGCCCAAAGCCATTGAAGCGCTTACCCAAGGCGTGCTGGCCGGCGTGCCGCGCCAGACGTTGCTGGGGGTGACGGGCTCGGGGAAAACGTTTACCATGGCCAACGTCATTGAACGGCTCAACCGGCCCACGCTTATTTTGTCGCCCAATAAAGTATTGGCGGCACAGCTGTATGCCGAGTTTAAACAATTTTTCCCGGAAAACGCCGTAGAGTATTTTATTTCTTACTACGATTATTACCAGCCCGAAGCCTACATTCCGCAAACCGATACGTATATCGAAAAAGATTCCGCCGTCAACGAACACATTGACAAACTGCGTTTAAAGGCCACCACCTCGCTGCTGACGCGGCGGGACGTGATTGTGGTGGCGTCCGTTTCGTGCATTTACAACATCGGCTCGCCGGACAGCTTCCGCGAAATGCGCATTTACGTCAAAAAAGGCGCCGAGATGACGCGTTCTTCCCTTTCGGGGCAGTTAATCAAAATCCAGTACCGCCGCGATGAAATGGAATTTGCTTCCGGCAATTTCCGCATGCGCGGCCCGTATACCGATATTATGACGCCCTACAGCCAAAACGCCATCCGCGTAGAAATTGCCGGCAAGACGATTGCGCATATTTATGAAATCCACCCCATTACGGGCAACGTACTGGCGGAATTGGACGAAGCGTGGATTTACCCCGCCAAACATTTCGTGGCGACAGACGAGGACACGCAAAACGCCATTGAGCAAATCCGGCGCGACCTGGACATCCGCCACGCGGAACTTTTAAAAATGGGCAAAGAACTGGAAGCCTACCGCTTAAAACAGCGCACCGAGTATGACCTGGAAATGCTGCAGCAGGCCGGTTTTTGCCCCGGGATTGAAAACTATTCCCGCTATATGGACGGCCGCAAACCCGGCGAGCGGCCGGCGTGTTTGCTGGATTATTTTAAAAGATACGACGATTTTTTGATGATGGTGGACGAATCCCACGTAGCTTTGCCGCAGGTGCGCGGTATGTTTAACGGCGACCGCGCCCGCAAACAGATGTTGGTGGATTTCGGTTTCCGTCTGCCGTCGGCCCTGGACAACCGCCCGCTTAAATTTGACGAATTTGAAAAACTCATGCCGGCCACGGTGTTCGTCTCCGCCACGCCCGGCCCGTATGAACTGACCGTAAGCGGCAACCATATTGTGGAGCAGGTCATTCGCCCCACAGGGCTGGTAGACCCGAAAGTCTACATTCACCCCACCGCCGGACAGATTGACCATTTGGTGGGAAAAATCACCGAGCACAAAAAACGCGGCGAACGCACGCTGGTGCTGGCGCTGACCAAAAAAACGGCGGAAGATTTAAGCGCGTTTTTTACGGAAAAGAATATCAAAACGCGCTATTTGCATTCGGATATTGAAGCGTTAGACCGGGTGGAAATTTTAAAAGAGTTCCGCCAAGGAAAATTTGACGTGCTGGTAGGCATTAACCTGCTGCGCGAAGGCATTGATATCCCGCAAGTGGGGCTGGTAGCCATTTTGGGAGCGGACAACGAAGGCTTCCTGCGCAATACCACCACGCTGATTCAAATTTCCGGCCGCGCCGCCCGCAATGCAGACGGCGAAGTAATTTTGTACGCCGACCGGCAGACCGATTCCATAAAATACGCCTTAAACGAAATGAACCGCCGCCGCCAATTGCAGGAAGCTTATAACAAAGAGCATCACATTACGCCCAAGACCATTCAAAAAATGGAAGTGGACTTGAAAGAACTGCAGCAGCAAACCAAAACGAGCGCCTTTGGCATTTTAAGCCAAACGTTGCCGGAGCCGACGCTCAAAAATATCCAGTCCGTGGAAAAAGATTTGGAACAGCAAATGCTCCAAGCGGCGGACGCGCTGAACTTTGAACTGGCGGCCGAATTGCGCGACCGCTTGTTTGAGTTGCGCCAAATGCGCGTAAAAGGCGGCGGGAAAAAGAAGTAA
- a CDS encoding UDP-N-acetylmuramoyl-L-alanyl-D-glutamate--2,6-diaminopimelate ligase, whose translation MSSSIVLQKAAENGLTVTGLTFRSQDVRPGFVFFALKGANADGNLFIDDALARGAGMVVSMFAPAKPCPALYYQSADIDRDMADAAYEFYGRPSDAMHMTGITGTKGKTSIAYLLESILTAAGHKVGALGTVNYRMAGQVLSKAPNTTPAALVLFELLARMKNGGCDSVVMEVSSHALELQRVRHIWYDTAVFTNLQRDHLDFHHTFENYFKAKQKLFENLADPHNFKPNRVAVINADDPYGKRLLELLQGRVKTVTFGLESEADFKAQDIQETLEGTSFSINGTPMHIRLLGRHNVYNALAACAAAWVHGADEAAIVRGLAALPGVPGRMERIDEGQPFSVFVDFAYTDESLRRAFDTVEPFKKGRVLVVFGCGGQRDRTKRPLMGNTACSRADRVFLTNDNPRCEDPQQIFNDILAGMKDFSNYQIIPDRAQAIESALKEAQPGDIVIIAGKGHEDYQLVGTQKRHFSDQETVRTWLQKEKKKYV comes from the coding sequence ATGTCTTCCAGCATCGTTTTACAAAAAGCGGCCGAAAACGGCCTTACCGTAACCGGGCTGACGTTCCGCTCGCAGGACGTGCGCCCCGGATTTGTATTTTTTGCCTTAAAAGGCGCCAATGCAGACGGCAACTTGTTTATAGACGACGCCCTGGCCCGCGGAGCGGGGATGGTGGTGTCTATGTTCGCGCCTGCCAAGCCTTGCCCGGCGCTTTATTATCAGTCGGCCGATATTGACCGCGACATGGCTGACGCCGCATACGAATTTTACGGGCGCCCTTCCGACGCCATGCACATGACGGGCATTACCGGCACCAAAGGCAAAACGTCCATTGCGTATTTGCTGGAATCTATTTTAACAGCCGCCGGGCATAAAGTAGGCGCGTTGGGGACGGTAAACTACCGCATGGCCGGGCAAGTCCTCTCCAAGGCGCCCAACACTACGCCCGCGGCGCTGGTACTGTTTGAGTTACTTGCCCGCATGAAAAACGGCGGCTGCGACAGTGTGGTGATGGAAGTGTCTTCGCACGCGCTGGAATTGCAGCGGGTGCGCCATATTTGGTACGACACGGCCGTGTTTACCAATTTGCAGCGGGATCATTTGGATTTTCACCACACCTTTGAAAATTATTTTAAGGCCAAGCAAAAATTATTTGAAAACTTGGCCGATCCGCACAATTTCAAACCCAACCGCGTGGCCGTGATTAATGCAGACGATCCGTACGGCAAGCGTTTGCTGGAGCTTTTGCAGGGCCGTGTAAAGACGGTAACGTTTGGGTTGGAAAGCGAAGCCGATTTTAAGGCGCAGGACATTCAAGAAACCTTGGAAGGCACTTCGTTTTCTATAAACGGCACGCCCATGCACATCCGCCTTTTGGGCCGGCACAATGTGTACAACGCCCTGGCCGCGTGTGCCGCGGCGTGGGTGCACGGCGCCGACGAAGCGGCCATTGTGCGCGGATTGGCCGCCTTGCCGGGCGTACCGGGGCGGATGGAACGCATAGACGAAGGACAGCCGTTTTCCGTCTTTGTGGATTTTGCCTATACCGACGAATCGCTTCGCCGGGCGTTTGATACGGTGGAGCCTTTTAAAAAAGGGCGCGTATTGGTGGTTTTCGGCTGCGGCGGCCAGCGCGACCGCACCAAACGGCCGCTGATGGGAAATACGGCCTGTTCGCGCGCGGATCGGGTGTTTTTAACCAACGACAACCCGCGCTGTGAAGATCCGCAGCAAATTTTTAACGATATTTTAGCCGGGATGAAAGATTTTTCCAATTATCAAATCATCCCCGACCGGGCGCAGGCGATTGAAAGCGCTTTAAAAGAAGCCCAACCGGGCGATATTGTCATCATCGCCGGGAAAGGGCACGAAGATTATCAGCTGGTCGGTACGCAAAAAAGACATTTTTCCGATCAGGAAACCGTCCGGACGTGGTTGCAAAAAGAGAAGAAAAAATATGTTTAG
- a CDS encoding response regulator, producing the protein MKKRILIVEDEASIIDLLTLVLTREGYEVFSCQTGRDAIATIKKVHPHLVILDVMLPGLDGASIVKIMSEDETLSSIPVIITSALVESEKLFSTHPQVKAFCSKPFVLTDFVAKAKQALGD; encoded by the coding sequence ATGAAAAAGAGAATTTTAATTGTAGAAGATGAAGCCAGCATTATTGATTTGCTGACGCTGGTTCTGACCCGAGAAGGATACGAAGTATTCTCCTGCCAAACGGGGCGCGATGCCATCGCCACCATCAAAAAAGTGCACCCTCATTTGGTCATTCTGGACGTGATGCTGCCGGGGTTGGACGGGGCCAGCATCGTGAAAATCATGTCCGAAGACGAAACGCTTTCTTCCATTCCCGTCATTATTACCTCGGCCTTAGTGGAATCGGAAAAGCTGTTCTCCACCCACCCGCAGGTAAAGGCGTTTTGCTCCAAGCCTTTTGTCTTAACGGATTTTGTCGCCAAGGCCAAACAAGCGTTGGGAGACTAA
- a CDS encoding MFS transporter, whose translation MTKNPWYYIPSLYLAEGFPYIIINTVSTVLYADLGFSNEKIAFWTGWLYLPWILKMFWSPWIDARSTKRRWLLGAQTALAGVFLLLAALTAWEAFSFAAHQGSLTFFYLSLFGLLAGAFASATLDIATDGYYLLALTPVQQSQFVGIRTIFYRLAMILGSGLLVAGVGALSQAGAAGQQPLVPWPFNWALLFLFLAALFAAAAGWHRFILPKPAEDRPVHAARGNAWGDSFKTYFTQKNILYILAFILLYRLGDAFLEKIVPLFLLKPQAEGALGLSVQTYGLIKGTLGLGAVVVGNLAGGWLLGKYGFKKCIWPFAVILILPNFFYAYMAWAHPSTGLITVLITLEHLGNGLALMAFTVFIMYISQGAYKTSHYAISTGIMALGMMLPSMASGWLQARLGYTGFFWLASLVSLVTVAVVPLSFKIKSIEETEASFRTHKHSLEDAQ comes from the coding sequence ATGACAAAAAATCCTTGGTATTACATCCCTTCGCTGTATCTGGCGGAAGGGTTTCCGTACATTATTATCAACACGGTTTCCACCGTGCTGTATGCCGACCTGGGCTTTTCCAACGAAAAAATCGCCTTTTGGACGGGGTGGCTGTATCTGCCGTGGATTTTAAAAATGTTCTGGAGCCCGTGGATAGACGCCCGCTCCACCAAGCGCCGCTGGCTGCTGGGCGCCCAAACCGCGCTGGCGGGCGTATTTTTGCTTTTGGCCGCCCTTACGGCGTGGGAAGCATTTTCTTTTGCGGCGCACCAGGGCAGTTTAACTTTCTTTTATCTTTCACTCTTTGGGCTGCTGGCGGGTGCTTTTGCCTCCGCCACGCTAGACATCGCGACCGACGGCTACTACCTGCTTGCTTTGACGCCGGTGCAGCAATCTCAGTTTGTAGGCATCCGCACCATTTTTTACCGTCTGGCCATGATTTTGGGCAGCGGCCTATTGGTAGCGGGCGTGGGGGCCCTTTCTCAGGCGGGGGCCGCCGGGCAACAACCGCTTGTTCCTTGGCCGTTTAACTGGGCGCTGTTGTTTTTGTTTTTGGCCGCTTTATTTGCGGCGGCGGCCGGGTGGCACCGGTTTATTTTGCCCAAGCCGGCGGAAGACCGGCCCGTGCACGCGGCGCGCGGCAACGCGTGGGGAGATTCATTCAAAACGTATTTCACGCAAAAGAACATCCTGTATATTTTGGCGTTTATTTTGCTCTACCGCTTGGGGGACGCGTTTTTAGAAAAAATTGTTCCGCTTTTTTTACTCAAACCGCAGGCCGAAGGCGCCTTGGGATTAAGCGTGCAAACCTACGGGCTGATTAAAGGCACGCTGGGGCTGGGGGCGGTGGTCGTAGGCAATTTGGCAGGCGGCTGGCTGTTGGGAAAATACGGATTTAAAAAATGTATTTGGCCGTTTGCGGTGATTTTAATTTTGCCCAATTTTTTCTACGCTTATATGGCATGGGCGCACCCCTCCACCGGGCTGATTACGGTGCTGATTACGCTGGAGCATTTAGGCAACGGCCTTGCGTTAATGGCATTTACCGTGTTTATTATGTATATTTCCCAAGGCGCTTACAAAACCTCCCATTATGCCATTTCCACAGGCATTATGGCCTTGGGGATGATGCTTCCTTCCATGGCTTCGGGCTGGCTGCAGGCGCGGCTGGGATACACGGGTTTCTTTTGGCTGGCCAGCCTCGTCAGTTTAGTAACGGTAGCGGTGGTGCCGCTTTCTTTTAAAATTAAATCCATTGAAGAAACGGAAGCTTCTTTCCGCACTCACAAACACTCGCTGGAGGATGCCCAATGA
- a CDS encoding biotin--[acetyl-CoA-carboxylase] ligase: MEETKVPLKKVEKVIGLETVPSTQDLALELARSGEAEGTLVLACEQTAARRLDGSRFHAPEGGIYFTLILRPQRADLCALSLSRQTAQALADALAAVFDLKTKVKDGHSILAWDKKNRKWKKTAGVLAETFFEENGRFALVGVGVNVNNRVPAGKEPHLSLKQCAGTEISKELLLDELLTAFWKQYAYWLKSAC; encoded by the coding sequence ATGGAAGAAACAAAAGTTCCCCTTAAAAAAGTTGAAAAAGTAATCGGTTTGGAAACCGTGCCCAGCACGCAGGACTTGGCCTTGGAGTTGGCCCGCAGCGGCGAGGCGGAAGGCACGTTGGTACTGGCTTGTGAACAGACGGCGGCCCGCCGGCTGGACGGCAGCCGGTTTCACGCGCCGGAAGGCGGCATTTATTTTACGCTTATCTTGCGCCCCCAGCGCGCCGATTTGTGCGCCTTGTCTTTAAGCCGGCAAACGGCGCAGGCTTTGGCCGATGCGCTGGCCGCCGTTTTTGACCTTAAAACCAAAGTGAAAGACGGCCACAGCATTTTGGCGTGGGACAAGAAAAACCGCAAATGGAAAAAAACGGCCGGCGTTTTGGCGGAAACTTTTTTTGAAGAAAACGGACGCTTTGCCCTGGTGGGCGTGGGCGTAAATGTGAACAACCGTGTTCCGGCCGGCAAAGAGCCGCACCTGAGTTTAAAACAATGCGCAGGGACGGAGATCAGCAAGGAACTGCTTTTGGACGAACTTTTAACGGCCTTTTGGAAGCAATACGCCTATTGGCTTAAATCGGCGTGTTAA
- a CDS encoding alpha/beta fold hydrolase, which translates to MSAPLSASIRLYGKAPYTLALLHGGPGARGSLAGLAAQVGQKRAAAELLQTAFSVAELLQELHAQIQTLTPPVALAGHSWGAWLGLLYAAIHPQNVRHLVLISCPPLTDEFVPQILERRLSLLTPPEAKAFQEALRQLEKNNAASPQALRTLEELSQKTDFAFPAPYDDSALEVDARQYQAVWPQAARLRTEGVLLQAARGLECPVSVLHGLQDPHPAAGVLEPLTACGIRPQTILWERCSHSPFAEKYAQRELCRFLQQA; encoded by the coding sequence ATGTCCGCCCCTCTTTCCGCCTCCATCCGTCTATATGGCAAAGCCCCCTATACCTTGGCCTTGCTGCACGGTGGGCCGGGGGCGCGGGGCAGTTTGGCGGGGCTGGCCGCGCAAGTAGGCCAAAAGCGCGCCGCGGCGGAACTGCTGCAAACGGCATTTTCCGTAGCAGAACTGCTGCAGGAACTGCACGCGCAAATTCAAACGCTTACGCCGCCCGTTGCGCTGGCGGGGCACTCGTGGGGGGCGTGGCTGGGGCTATTGTACGCGGCGATACATCCGCAAAACGTCCGCCATTTGGTGTTGATTTCCTGCCCGCCGCTTACGGATGAATTTGTTCCGCAGATTTTAGAAAGGAGACTTTCCCTATTAACCCCACCAGAGGCAAAAGCCTTTCAAGAAGCGCTGCGGCAACTGGAGAAAAACAATGCCGCTTCCCCGCAAGCGTTGCGCACGCTGGAAGAACTGAGCCAAAAAACCGATTTTGCCTTTCCCGCCCCTTATGACGATTCCGCCTTGGAGGTGGACGCCCGCCAATATCAAGCCGTCTGGCCGCAAGCCGCCCGCCTGCGCACGGAAGGAGTGTTATTGCAGGCCGCCCGCGGCTTGGAGTGCCCCGTCAGCGTACTGCACGGTTTGCAAGACCCACACCCCGCCGCGGGGGTGTTGGAACCGCTTACAGCGTGCGGTATTCGGCCGCAGACTATTTTGTGGGAGCGCTGCAGCCATTCCCCGTTTGCCGAAAAATACGCCCAACGGGAACTTTGCCGCTTTTTGCAGCAGGCGTAA
- a CDS encoding MarC family protein, giving the protein MDWGLLVNSFIGMLSILNPIGNVPIFLEHVENEPPKVQRAVALMMALAIFLLLTAFFVFGNRILTLFGITIPAFRLAGSIIILIVGLRMLQGKSKFESHGIETAAAQGNTFDQARNRLSHILVPVAMPLFIGPGSITTAILYAEKTTTFSMAMMMIGVLFLSSAIVGVCLVGSRYIFNKIGPNGTQIVIRFMGMILCAIAMQFMIDGVAQLLPGVLDSTFTHAAGAEK; this is encoded by the coding sequence ATGGATTGGGGTCTGTTGGTAAACTCTTTTATCGGTATGCTGTCCATTTTAAACCCGATCGGCAACGTGCCGATATTTCTGGAACATGTGGAAAACGAACCGCCCAAAGTGCAGCGCGCCGTGGCGCTGATGATGGCGCTGGCCATTTTCCTGTTGCTGACGGCCTTTTTCGTGTTTGGAAACCGCATTTTAACGCTGTTTGGCATTACCATTCCGGCGTTCCGGCTGGCGGGGTCTATTATTATTTTAATTGTCGGCCTGCGCATGTTGCAGGGGAAAAGCAAATTTGAAAGCCACGGCATTGAAACTGCCGCCGCGCAAGGCAACACGTTTGACCAGGCCCGCAACCGCCTGAGCCATATTTTGGTGCCGGTGGCCATGCCGCTTTTTATCGGGCCCGGTTCCATTACCACGGCCATTTTGTACGCGGAAAAAACGACCACTTTTTCCATGGCGATGATGATGATCGGCGTCTTGTTTTTAAGCTCCGCCATCGTGGGCGTGTGTTTGGTGGGGTCGCGCTATATTTTTAATAAAATCGGCCCGAACGGAACGCAGATTGTCATCCGTTTTATGGGTATGATTTTGTGCGCCATTGCCATGCAGTTTATGATTGACGGCGTAGCGCAGCTGCTGCCGGGGGTGTTGGATTCCACCTTTACCCACGCGGCGGGCGCCGAAAAATAA
- the murD gene encoding UDP-N-acetylmuramoyl-L-alanine--D-glutamate ligase: MFRKDKLKGQKACVLGWGKSGRAAAALLAANGFEVLISEEAAISHAAQAVLPPGVTLETGGHSDRIFECGFWIKSPGIFPRHPVLVEAKKRGIPVFSELETAIAFMPKGIRLFAVTGTNGKTTTTALLGEILKENAARENKGRGVHICGNIGSPVSACAPRVKKGDDVVIEVSSYQLEDSTYFRPHYACLLNVTPDHLDHHGGMKGYIKAKAKIFKNQRANDVLVVNGADAVCAQLVEKAKSEVLAFSTQPKHLLKTDVFFDGDELIFSEGHQLRPPHLKGIHNIENAMAAALMAFAAGVPADTVRAVFDRFEAMEHRIEQFAYHRGVVYVNDSKATNLDSTITALKSFDKNRNLWLILGGRDKGASYEVLIPYLKDYCKQVLTIGEAMDKIERELHGAVPLTRCETLDKAVQTAMRGATRGDIVLLSPACSSFDQFKDFEHRGKIFKQLVNAYIFKERTDGKK; this comes from the coding sequence ATGTTTAGAAAAGACAAATTAAAAGGACAAAAAGCCTGCGTGCTCGGCTGGGGCAAAAGCGGGCGTGCCGCGGCGGCTTTGCTGGCGGCAAACGGATTTGAAGTATTAATCAGCGAGGAAGCGGCCATTTCCCACGCCGCTCAGGCCGTGCTTCCGCCCGGCGTAACGCTGGAGACGGGCGGCCATTCCGACCGAATTTTTGAATGCGGATTTTGGATTAAAAGCCCGGGCATTTTCCCGCGCCATCCGGTGTTGGTGGAAGCCAAGAAGCGGGGAATCCCCGTGTTTAGCGAATTGGAAACCGCTATTGCGTTTATGCCCAAAGGCATCCGCCTTTTTGCCGTAACCGGCACCAACGGCAAAACCACCACCACGGCGCTGTTGGGTGAAATTTTGAAGGAAAATGCCGCCCGCGAAAACAAAGGCCGCGGCGTGCATATTTGCGGCAACATCGGCAGTCCCGTTTCGGCTTGTGCGCCCCGGGTAAAAAAAGGGGATGACGTGGTGATTGAAGTGTCCAGCTATCAGCTGGAAGACAGCACCTATTTCCGACCTCATTATGCGTGCCTTTTGAATGTGACGCCCGACCATCTGGATCATCACGGCGGGATGAAAGGCTACATCAAGGCCAAAGCCAAAATTTTTAAAAACCAGCGCGCCAATGATGTGCTGGTGGTAAACGGGGCCGACGCCGTGTGCGCCCAACTGGTGGAAAAAGCCAAAAGCGAAGTGCTGGCTTTTTCTACCCAGCCCAAACATTTGCTGAAAACGGATGTATTTTTTGACGGAGACGAACTGATTTTCAGCGAAGGGCACCAGCTGCGCCCGCCGCACCTGAAAGGAATTCATAACATTGAAAACGCCATGGCCGCCGCTTTAATGGCGTTTGCCGCCGGCGTGCCCGCCGATACCGTGCGGGCCGTGTTTGACCGGTTTGAAGCGATGGAGCACCGCATTGAACAGTTTGCCTATCACCGCGGCGTGGTGTACGTAAACGATTCCAAAGCTACGAATTTGGACTCCACCATTACCGCACTGAAAAGTTTTGATAAAAACCGCAACTTGTGGCTGATTTTGGGCGGGCGGGACAAAGGCGCTTCTTACGAAGTGCTGATTCCGTATCTCAAAGACTATTGCAAACAGGTGCTGACGATTGGCGAAGCGATGGATAAAATTGAGCGGGAACTGCACGGCGCCGTACCGCTGACGCGCTGCGAAACGCTGGACAAAGCCGTTCAAACCGCCATGCGCGGCGCAACGCGGGGGGACATTGTGCTGTTGTCGCCGGCGTGTTCCAGCTTTGACCAATTTAAAGATTTTGAACACCGCGGCAAAATCTTTAAGCAACTGGTCAACGCCTATATTTTTAAAGAGCGGACGGACGGGAAAAAATAA